The proteins below come from a single Crossiella sp. CA-258035 genomic window:
- a CDS encoding PEP/pyruvate-binding domain-containing protein, whose translation MSVGVVLPLGAEQADLHTVGGKGESLATLVRAGVPVPPGFHVSTAAYRGFVAGGLDQTIRAALRGEPEDASAAIAAAFERVAFPASTASAILTAYAELGSPAVAVRSSATAEDLPGLSFAGQQDSFLNVTGEEALLDAVRRCWASLWTARAIGYRARHGVTGEHALAVVVQELVPAEAAGVLFTANPLTGAGDEILINAAWGLGESVVGGQVTPDSYVLRGDRVQRQVADKTVRTVRVPGGTRDEPVPTDLRWLPVLTDEQARELAALGRRIHELYRRPTDIEWAWHDGRFAILQARPITTVLPETWNDSLRGDYLWTSANLGEAVPSVMTPATWSLAQAVSLTAIGGHPMSGNIGGRFYLNLSLSLGMADALGVGRFARRANEHLLGRIDEDPPRLPESRLTLIRLALRTGRAELRAGRELRKRLPELLATGRQRCRDLRARIAATDSAADLAALWDRELAGLLADARLLSGAARTVGVDQSRVRARLERLAEPAEVTALLSGAHGAGGELASLGPVLGLAELRAGRIDRDTFADTWGHRGPDEFEVSSPRPAEDPAWIDRQLATLGTGEQDPSTLLARQAQTRQAAWHRLRTRHPRQAAKLTPTLDKAARAARRRELARSEFVRAFWVFRAFILRAGELTGHGEDLFFLPLADTVRVLRGDPGPLGPVPARRAAYQRYRALPPYPTIIRGHFDPETWAADPNRRIDRYDARDTTAGPAAEGLLRGFGGVAGVVEGAVRILRSVEDGEQLRPGEILVTTVTNVGWTPLFPRAAAVVTDVGAPLSHAAIVARELGIPAVVGCGEATTRLRTGDRVRVDGGQGTVTLLPPTS comes from the coding sequence ATGAGCGTTGGGGTGGTGCTGCCGCTGGGGGCGGAGCAGGCTGACCTGCACACGGTCGGCGGCAAGGGCGAGTCACTGGCCACGCTGGTCAGAGCGGGTGTGCCGGTGCCGCCGGGCTTCCACGTCAGCACCGCGGCCTACCGCGGCTTCGTCGCGGGCGGCCTGGATCAGACGATCCGGGCCGCCCTGCGCGGCGAGCCGGAGGATGCCTCGGCGGCCATCGCCGCGGCCTTCGAGCGGGTCGCGTTCCCGGCCTCGACCGCCTCGGCGATCCTGACCGCCTACGCCGAGCTGGGCAGCCCCGCGGTGGCGGTGCGCTCCTCGGCCACCGCGGAGGACCTGCCCGGCCTGTCCTTCGCCGGGCAGCAGGACTCCTTCCTCAACGTCACCGGCGAGGAAGCCCTTCTGGACGCGGTGCGCCGCTGCTGGGCCTCGCTGTGGACCGCCCGCGCCATCGGCTACCGGGCCAGGCACGGCGTCACCGGCGAGCACGCCCTCGCGGTGGTGGTCCAGGAGCTGGTGCCGGCCGAGGCGGCCGGGGTGCTGTTCACCGCCAACCCGCTCACCGGAGCCGGGGACGAGATCCTGATCAACGCGGCCTGGGGGCTCGGCGAGTCGGTGGTCGGCGGCCAGGTCACCCCGGACAGCTACGTGCTGCGCGGCGACCGGGTGCAGCGGCAGGTGGCGGACAAGACCGTGCGCACGGTGCGGGTCCCCGGCGGCACCAGGGACGAGCCGGTGCCCACCGACCTGCGCTGGCTGCCCGTGCTCACCGACGAGCAGGCCAGGGAGCTGGCCGCGCTGGGCAGGCGGATCCACGAGCTGTACCGCCGTCCCACCGACATCGAGTGGGCCTGGCACGACGGCCGCTTCGCCATCCTGCAAGCCCGCCCCATCACCACCGTCTTGCCGGAGACGTGGAACGACTCGCTGCGCGGGGACTACCTGTGGACCAGCGCCAACCTGGGCGAGGCGGTGCCCAGCGTGATGACCCCGGCCACCTGGTCCCTGGCCCAGGCGGTGTCCCTGACCGCCATCGGCGGGCACCCGATGTCCGGCAACATCGGCGGCCGCTTCTACCTCAACCTGAGCCTCAGCCTGGGCATGGCCGACGCGCTGGGCGTGGGCCGCTTCGCCCGCCGCGCCAACGAACACCTCCTGGGCCGCATCGACGAGGACCCGCCCCGCCTGCCGGAGTCCCGGCTGACGCTGATCCGGCTGGCCCTGCGCACCGGTCGCGCCGAGCTGCGCGCCGGACGCGAGCTCCGGAAACGCCTGCCCGAGCTGCTGGCCACCGGTCGGCAGCGCTGCCGCGACCTGCGCGCCCGGATCGCCGCCACGGACAGCGCGGCCGACCTCGCCGCGCTGTGGGACCGCGAGCTCGCCGGACTGCTCGCCGACGCCCGGCTGCTCTCCGGTGCCGCCCGCACCGTCGGCGTGGACCAGTCCCGGGTGCGCGCCCGGCTGGAACGCCTGGCCGAACCGGCCGAGGTGACCGCGCTGCTCAGCGGCGCGCACGGCGCGGGCGGCGAGCTGGCCAGCCTGGGCCCGGTGCTCGGCCTGGCCGAGCTGCGCGCCGGGCGGATCGACCGGGACACCTTCGCCGACACCTGGGGCCACCGCGGCCCCGACGAGTTCGAGGTCTCCAGCCCCCGGCCCGCCGAGGACCCGGCCTGGATCGACCGCCAGCTGGCCACCCTCGGCACCGGCGAGCAGGACCCCTCCACCCTGCTGGCCCGCCAGGCCCAGACCCGGCAGGCCGCCTGGCACCGGCTGCGCACCCGCCACCCCCGCCAGGCCGCCAAGCTGACCCCGACGCTGGACAAGGCCGCCAGGGCCGCCCGCCGCCGCGAGCTGGCCCGCTCGGAGTTCGTCCGCGCCTTCTGGGTCTTCCGCGCCTTCATCCTGCGCGCCGGCGAGCTGACCGGGCACGGCGAGGACCTGTTCTTCCTGCCCCTGGCCGACACCGTGCGGGTGCTGCGCGGCGACCCCGGGCCCCTTGGCCCGGTCCCGGCCCGCCGCGCCGCCTACCAGCGCTACCGCGCCCTGCCGCCCTACCCCACGATCATCCGCGGCCACTTCGACCCCGAGACCTGGGCCGCCGACCCCAACCGGCGTATCGACCGCTACGACGCCCGCGACACCACCGCGGGTCCCGCGGCCGAGGGCCTGCTCCGCGGCTTCGGCGGCGTCGCCGGTGTGGTGGAGGGCGCGGTCCGCATCCTGCGCAGCGTCGAGGACGGCGAGCAGTTGCGGCCCGGCGAGATCCTGGTGACCACGGTGACCAACGTCGGCTGGACCCCGCTGTTCCCGCGCGCCGCCGCCGTGGTCACCGACGTCGGCGCGCCGCTCTCGCACGCCGCGATCGTGGCCCGCGAGCTCGGCATTCCCGCCGTGGTCGGTTGCGGCGAGGCCACCACCCGGCTGCGCACCGGCGACCGGGTACGCGTGGACGGCGGCCAGGGCACGGTCACTCTGCTGCCCCCCACGTCCTAG
- the thrS gene encoding threonine--tRNA ligase: MTVPAGTTAGAALRELEAPNKGPQAVIVVRDPEGALRDLSWAPAADTEVEPVTADSADGRSVIRHSAAHVLAQAVQELFPEAKLGIGPPVKDGFYYDFDVARPFTPDDLAALEKRMKQIIKGAQRFSRRVFGSQEEAKAELAGEPYKLELVDIKSDVDTSEVMEVGGGELTIYDNLDPRSGDKVWADLCRGPHVPTTKYIPAFKLMRSAAAYWRGSEKNPQLQRIYGTAWETQEAQDAYLELLAEAERRDHRKLGVELDLFSFPDEIGSGLAVFHPRGGVIRKAMEDYSRRRHEEEGYEFVYSPHITKGGLFETSGHLDWYRDGMYPAMHLDAEYDEQGKLRKPGQDYYLKPMNCPFHDLIFRSRGRSYRELPLRMFEFGSVYRYEKSGVVHGLTRVRGMTQDDAHIFCTPEQVQEELKSLLGFVLGLLRDYGLDDFYLELSTRNEEKYVGSDEVWAQATEALRVAAEDSGLELVPDPGGAAFYGPKISVQARDALGRTWQMSTIQVDFNLPERFELEYTAGDGSRQRPVMIHRALFGSIERFFGVLTEHYGGAFPAWLAPVQVVGIPIADEHVEHLMQVKKALRAKAIRVEVDAGDDRMQKKIRNHTTQKVPFLLLAGAKDVEAGAVSFRFRDGTQINGVPVDTAVELIATWVDRRENGSPTAETVSPLLPQ, encoded by the coding sequence GTGACGGTGCCAGCCGGGACTACCGCAGGCGCGGCGCTGCGCGAGCTGGAGGCGCCGAACAAGGGGCCGCAGGCCGTCATCGTGGTGCGCGACCCCGAGGGCGCCCTGCGCGACCTGTCCTGGGCCCCGGCCGCCGACACCGAGGTCGAGCCGGTCACCGCCGACTCCGCCGACGGCCGCAGCGTGATCCGGCACTCCGCCGCGCACGTGCTCGCCCAGGCGGTGCAGGAGCTCTTCCCCGAGGCCAAGCTGGGCATCGGCCCGCCGGTCAAGGACGGCTTCTACTACGACTTCGACGTCGCCCGCCCGTTCACCCCCGATGACCTGGCCGCGCTGGAGAAGCGCATGAAGCAGATCATCAAGGGCGCGCAGCGGTTCTCCCGCCGGGTCTTCGGCTCCCAGGAGGAGGCCAAGGCCGAGCTGGCCGGCGAGCCGTACAAGCTGGAGCTGGTGGACATCAAGTCCGATGTGGACACCAGCGAGGTGATGGAGGTCGGCGGCGGCGAGCTGACCATCTACGACAACCTCGACCCGCGCAGCGGCGACAAGGTCTGGGCCGACCTGTGCCGCGGCCCGCACGTGCCCACCACCAAGTACATCCCGGCGTTCAAGCTGATGCGCTCGGCCGCGGCCTACTGGCGCGGCAGCGAGAAGAACCCGCAGCTGCAACGGATCTACGGCACCGCGTGGGAGACCCAGGAGGCCCAGGACGCCTACCTGGAGCTGCTGGCCGAGGCCGAGCGCCGCGACCACCGCAAGCTCGGCGTGGAGCTGGACCTGTTCAGCTTCCCCGACGAGATCGGCTCCGGCCTGGCCGTGTTCCACCCGCGCGGCGGCGTGATCCGCAAGGCGATGGAGGACTACTCGCGGCGCCGCCACGAGGAGGAGGGCTACGAGTTCGTCTACAGCCCGCACATCACCAAGGGCGGGCTGTTCGAGACCTCCGGCCACCTGGACTGGTACCGCGACGGCATGTACCCGGCGATGCACCTGGACGCCGAGTACGACGAGCAGGGCAAGCTCCGCAAGCCCGGCCAGGACTACTACCTCAAGCCGATGAACTGCCCCTTCCACGACCTGATCTTCCGGTCCAGGGGCCGCTCCTACCGCGAGCTGCCGCTGCGCATGTTCGAGTTCGGCTCGGTCTACCGCTACGAGAAGTCCGGCGTGGTGCACGGTCTGACCCGGGTGCGCGGCATGACGCAGGACGACGCGCACATCTTCTGCACCCCGGAGCAGGTGCAGGAGGAGCTGAAGTCGTTGCTGGGCTTCGTGCTCGGCCTGCTCCGCGACTACGGTCTTGACGACTTCTACCTGGAGCTGTCCACCCGCAACGAGGAGAAGTACGTCGGCTCCGACGAGGTGTGGGCGCAGGCCACCGAGGCGCTGCGGGTCGCCGCCGAGGACTCCGGCCTGGAACTGGTGCCCGACCCCGGCGGCGCGGCCTTCTACGGGCCGAAGATCTCGGTGCAGGCCAGGGACGCGCTGGGCCGCACCTGGCAGATGTCCACCATCCAGGTCGACTTCAACCTGCCGGAGCGCTTCGAGCTGGAGTACACCGCCGGCGACGGCTCCCGGCAGCGGCCGGTGATGATCCACCGCGCGCTCTTCGGCAGCATCGAGCGCTTCTTCGGGGTGCTCACCGAGCACTACGGCGGCGCGTTCCCGGCCTGGCTGGCCCCGGTGCAGGTGGTCGGCATCCCGATCGCCGACGAGCACGTCGAACACCTGATGCAGGTGAAGAAGGCGTTGCGGGCCAAGGCGATCCGGGTCGAGGTGGACGCCGGTGACGACCGCATGCAGAAGAAGATCCGCAACCACACCACGCAGAAGGTGCCGTTCCTGCTGCTGGCCGGGGCCAAGGACGTGGAAGCCGGCGCGGTGTCCTTCCGGTTCCGGGACGGCACCCAGATCAACGGGGTGCCGGTGGACACCGCGGTCGAGCTGATCGCCACCTGGGTCGACCGGCGGGAGAACGGTAGCCCCACCGCCGAGACGGTCAGCCCGCTGCTGCCCCAGTAG
- a CDS encoding TetR/AcrR family transcriptional regulator: protein MPKIVGASLAEHREQTRERIFAALSRLAGERGYDALTLAEVAAAAEVGRTAMYNYFPDKESLLLAFAEHETGGYLRELTAALTELDNPVDKLATYVRLHIRVFATRHMPPSSALRPLLSEQGRGRVLDHVTELEATLRRVLAAGMANGYLPEADLDALVPLVTACVSGRSLAGLAESALAEATEQTVAFVLRGVGARLGPDGKPRKLPRR, encoded by the coding sequence ATGCCGAAGATCGTCGGCGCCTCGCTGGCCGAGCACCGGGAGCAGACCCGGGAGCGGATCTTCGCCGCGCTGTCCCGGCTGGCCGGCGAACGCGGCTACGACGCGCTCACCCTGGCCGAGGTGGCCGCGGCCGCCGAGGTGGGCCGCACCGCGATGTACAACTACTTCCCGGACAAGGAGTCGCTGCTGCTCGCCTTCGCCGAGCACGAGACCGGCGGCTACCTGCGCGAGCTGACCGCGGCGCTGACCGAGCTGGACAACCCGGTGGACAAGCTGGCCACCTACGTCCGGCTGCACATCCGGGTCTTCGCCACCCGGCACATGCCGCCCAGCTCCGCGCTGCGGCCGCTGCTCTCGGAGCAGGGGCGCGGCCGGGTGCTGGACCACGTGACCGAACTGGAGGCCACGCTGCGCCGGGTCCTGGCCGCCGGGATGGCCAACGGTTACCTGCCGGAGGCGGACCTGGACGCGCTGGTGCCGCTGGTCACCGCGTGTGTCAGCGGCCGCAGCCTGGCCGGGCTGGCGGAGTCCGCGCTGGCCGAGGCGACCGAGCAGACGGTGGCCTTCGTGCTGCGCGGGGTGGGCGCGCGGCTGGGTCCCGACGGGAAGCCGCGCAAGCTCCCCCGCCGCTAG
- a CDS encoding dihydrofolate reductase family protein yields the protein MRIVVSEFISLDGVVQAPGGPQEDTDGGFAHGGWSHPFFDPEVVGGFFDEALRTAEGLLFGRRTWQVMAGAWPERAGDPFADRMNALPKHVVSGTLAEADLTWNSTLIPAADLLAGVRELRAAEGGDLVVMGSPSLVRALLAEGLVDELRLVHMPVLLGGGKSIFPADGGKRALELVSTVAASTGAQVSVYRPVQDS from the coding sequence ATGCGCATCGTGGTCAGCGAGTTCATCAGCCTGGACGGCGTCGTGCAGGCCCCCGGCGGCCCCCAGGAGGACACCGACGGCGGCTTCGCCCACGGCGGCTGGTCGCACCCCTTCTTCGACCCGGAGGTGGTCGGCGGCTTCTTCGACGAGGCGCTGCGCACCGCCGAGGGCCTGCTCTTCGGCCGCCGCACCTGGCAGGTCATGGCCGGGGCCTGGCCGGAGCGGGCCGGCGACCCCTTCGCCGACCGGATGAACGCCCTGCCCAAGCACGTCGTCTCCGGCACCCTCGCCGAGGCCGACCTGACCTGGAACAGCACGCTGATCCCGGCCGCCGACCTCCTGGCCGGGGTGCGGGAGCTGCGCGCGGCCGAGGGCGGCGACCTGGTGGTCATGGGCAGCCCGAGCCTGGTGCGCGCGCTGCTGGCCGAGGGCCTGGTGGACGAGCTGCGCCTGGTGCACATGCCGGTGCTGCTCGGCGGCGGCAAGTCGATCTTCCCGGCCGACGGCGGCAAGCGAGCCCTGGAGCTGGTGTCCACGGTCGCGGCGAGCACCGGCGCGCAGGTCAGCGTCTACCGCCCGGTCCAGGACAGCTGA
- a CDS encoding biliverdin-producing heme oxygenase, protein MSEVVEPPRFSAELRARTRGDHAQAQHSPYVAAMLGGKLSRAGYAEMVAQQYFAYSVLEEAAQAMRIDPVGRRFVLPELSRVPALAEDLAYLLGLDWRERITPSPATLRYLARMRQVCFDWPGGFIAHHYTRYLGDLSGGQIIQRCVVRAYELPGDRGASAYSFPLIKNVKRFKDGYRELLDLLPFDPAEQRRVIEEAIVAYRHNIEVFDDLGRDLPAYLVA, encoded by the coding sequence ATGTCCGAAGTCGTTGAGCCGCCACGGTTCTCCGCCGAGCTGCGGGCGCGCACCCGCGGCGACCACGCGCAGGCGCAGCACTCCCCGTACGTGGCGGCGATGCTGGGCGGCAAGCTCAGCCGCGCCGGCTACGCCGAGATGGTGGCGCAGCAGTACTTCGCCTACTCGGTGCTGGAGGAGGCCGCGCAGGCCATGCGGATCGACCCGGTCGGGCGGCGGTTCGTGCTGCCCGAGCTGAGCCGGGTGCCCGCGCTGGCCGAGGACCTGGCCTACCTGCTCGGCCTGGACTGGCGGGAGCGGATCACGCCCAGCCCGGCCACCCTGCGCTACCTGGCCCGGATGCGCCAGGTGTGCTTCGACTGGCCCGGCGGGTTCATCGCGCACCACTACACCCGGTACCTGGGCGATCTTTCCGGTGGCCAGATCATCCAGCGCTGCGTGGTCCGCGCCTACGAGCTGCCCGGCGACCGCGGCGCCTCGGCCTACAGCTTCCCGCTGATCAAGAACGTGAAGCGGTTCAAGGACGGCTACCGGGAGCTGCTCGACCTGCTGCCCTTCGACCCGGCCGAGCAGCGCAGGGTGATCGAGGAGGCCATCGTGGCCTACCGGCACAACATCGAGGTCTTCGACGACCTGGGCCGCGACCTGCCCGCCTACCTGGTCGCGTAG
- a CDS encoding LysR family transcriptional regulator gives MLDLRRLRMLRALADHGTVTAAADALYVTPSAVSQHLAALETEVGQPLLERRGRRVRLTAAGTLLLSHTNTILAELERAEAALAAHASGRTGEIVVAAFASAIGLLVAPTIAALRERAPGVAVRVRDAEGHESLPMLMDGEVDLAVAVEYRGAPREDDERVARVALYAEPFDAVLPAAHPLARAAEIPLAELAGQDWISPSPGNPVYDVVRLACEHAGITPRITHYSADFRATAALAGAGAGVALVPRTALYGVRLAGAVTRPLADPAPVRRVFAAIRRGSEHRPLVADTLAELRRTAEGLG, from the coding sequence GTGCTGGACCTGCGCCGCCTGCGCATGCTGCGCGCGCTGGCCGACCACGGCACGGTGACGGCGGCCGCGGACGCGTTGTACGTGACGCCGTCCGCGGTCTCCCAGCACCTGGCCGCGCTGGAGACCGAGGTCGGCCAGCCCCTGCTGGAACGCCGGGGCAGGCGGGTCCGGCTGACCGCGGCCGGCACGCTGTTGCTCAGCCACACCAACACGATCCTGGCCGAGCTGGAACGCGCCGAGGCGGCGCTGGCCGCGCACGCCAGCGGCCGCACCGGCGAGATCGTGGTGGCCGCCTTCGCCAGCGCGATCGGGCTGCTGGTCGCCCCGACCATCGCCGCGCTGCGCGAGCGCGCGCCGGGGGTGGCGGTGCGGGTGCGCGACGCCGAGGGCCACGAGAGCCTGCCGATGCTGATGGACGGCGAGGTCGACCTGGCGGTGGCGGTGGAGTACCGGGGCGCGCCGCGCGAGGACGACGAGCGGGTGGCCAGGGTCGCCCTCTACGCCGAGCCCTTCGACGCGGTGCTGCCCGCCGCACACCCACTGGCCCGCGCCGCCGAGATCCCCCTGGCCGAGCTGGCCGGGCAGGACTGGATCAGCCCCTCCCCCGGCAACCCGGTCTACGACGTGGTGCGGCTGGCCTGCGAGCACGCCGGGATCACCCCGCGGATCACGCACTACTCCGCCGACTTCCGGGCCACCGCCGCACTGGCCGGGGCGGGCGCCGGGGTCGCGCTGGTGCCGCGCACCGCGCTGTACGGGGTGCGGCTGGCCGGCGCGGTGACCCGGCCGCTGGCCGACCCGGCCCCGGTGCGCCGGGTCTTCGCCGCGATCCGCCGCGGCAGCGAGCACCGGCCACTGGTGGCCGACACCCTGGCCGAGTTGCGCCGCACCGCCGAGGGACTGGGCTAG
- a CDS encoding septal ring lytic transglycosylase RlpA family protein — MPRRLFALIPATLLALHPGVAAADPSGPPTMECKASWYGVAGQPDRMTAYGEKFDRLAMTTGARDWGHNTLLRVTWTGSDKSVEVRVNDFSPNAEAHPDRCVNLTWAAFGELAPQSAGVLPVRVERLN, encoded by the coding sequence ATGCCACGCCGCCTGTTCGCCCTCATCCCCGCCACCCTGCTGGCGCTGCACCCCGGAGTCGCGGCCGCCGACCCGTCCGGTCCGCCCACCATGGAGTGCAAGGCGTCCTGGTACGGGGTGGCAGGCCAACCCGACCGGATGACCGCCTACGGGGAGAAGTTCGACCGGCTGGCCATGACCACCGGCGCGCGGGACTGGGGGCACAACACGCTGCTGCGGGTCACCTGGACCGGCTCGGACAAGTCGGTCGAGGTGCGGGTCAACGACTTCAGCCCGAATGCGGAAGCGCACCCGGACCGCTGCGTCAACCTGACCTGGGCCGCTTTCGGCGAGCTGGCGCCGCAGTCGGCCGGGGTGCTGCCGGTGCGCGTCGAACGACTCAACTGA
- a CDS encoding alpha/beta hydrolase, giving the protein MTTDTAERLRRMPGVRATRRPVTPGGAARFDLHHVRLSPPPDAPAPILVLPGGPGLASVLPYARLRAGAAARGLDVLMLEHRGIGLSRTDDQGRDLPPEALTIAQVVDDLAAVLDDHGLDRVVVYGSSYGAYLAQGLGIRHPERVTGMVLDSPMLTAHDSRVQRAELRRRYLHARGLRELVEAGTVPAEETGEVIQLVHEHGGPAQVRRLLDRLATSRGRALWRWLHALGGKEITENTPYFMEFDLAGVLAFRELGYAPDPDGLPLDVNLSFARRAKAFPAFTGEPFDLPAELPGFSWPVAVLSGERDIRTPRVIAAQIADLAPDGVLVPLNGIGHSALDAHPLAALTATAAVAAGNHRRLPALSARLSALPRPARGRTLELLLPARLSLPW; this is encoded by the coding sequence GTGACCACGGACACCGCGGAGCGGCTGCGGCGGATGCCGGGCGTGCGCGCCACGCGCCGGCCGGTGACCCCCGGCGGCGCGGCCCGCTTCGACCTGCACCACGTCCGGCTGAGTCCGCCCCCGGACGCCCCTGCTCCGATCCTGGTCCTGCCCGGCGGTCCCGGCCTGGCCTCGGTGCTGCCGTACGCGCGGCTGCGCGCCGGGGCCGCGGCCAGGGGCCTGGACGTGCTGATGCTGGAACACCGCGGCATCGGCCTGTCCCGCACCGACGACCAGGGCCGCGACCTGCCGCCCGAGGCGCTGACCATCGCCCAGGTGGTGGACGACCTGGCCGCCGTGCTGGATGACCACGGCCTGGACCGGGTGGTCGTCTACGGCAGTTCCTACGGCGCCTATCTGGCGCAGGGCCTCGGGATCCGGCATCCGGAGCGGGTCACGGGCATGGTGCTGGACTCGCCGATGCTCACCGCCCACGACAGCCGGGTCCAGCGCGCCGAGCTGCGCCGCCGGTACCTGCACGCCCGGGGGCTGCGCGAGCTCGTCGAGGCCGGCACGGTCCCGGCGGAGGAGACCGGAGAGGTGATCCAGCTGGTGCACGAGCACGGCGGCCCGGCCCAGGTGCGCCGCCTGCTGGACCGCCTGGCCACCAGCCGCGGCAGGGCGCTGTGGCGGTGGCTGCACGCCTTGGGCGGCAAGGAGATCACCGAGAACACGCCGTACTTCATGGAGTTCGACCTGGCCGGTGTGCTGGCCTTCCGCGAGCTCGGCTACGCCCCCGACCCCGACGGTCTCCCCCTGGACGTCAACCTGTCCTTCGCCCGGCGCGCCAAGGCTTTCCCCGCTTTCACCGGCGAGCCCTTCGACCTGCCCGCCGAGCTGCCCGGGTTCAGCTGGCCGGTCGCGGTGCTCTCCGGCGAGCGCGACATCCGCACCCCGAGGGTGATCGCCGCCCAGATCGCCGACCTCGCCCCGGACGGAGTCCTGGTGCCGCTCAACGGAATCGGCCACAGCGCCCTGGACGCCCACCCCCTGGCCGCGCTCACCGCCACCGCCGCCGTCGCCGCGGGCAACCACCGGCGCCTGCCCGCCCTGTCCGCCCGCCTGTCCGCGCTGCCCCGCCCGGCCCGCGGCCGCACGCTCGAGCTGCTGCTGCCCGCCCGCCTGTCCCTGCCCTGGTGA
- a CDS encoding MFS transporter: MSEHTTSWRARIAALRMDFSPLRVSRDYRYLTFSGAITMFGSYVTFVAVPIQMKELTGSPAAVGLVALAEFIPMVLCGLYGGALADALDRRKIVVWCEAGLMVCTGVLLLNAMLPNPQPWVLYLVAAGVASFDALQRPSLDGLVPRYLPHSMMASAGALNSLRWNFGAIAGPAFGGLLVQFAGFQWAYFLDLLTFSLSLLLLLRMRPAPPAEKAEAAGLRSIATGIRYAATRPDLAGTYLVDIVAMAMAMPQALFPFLADRLQAPWALGLMYSAGAVGALLAALTSGWTQRVHRHGLAVIIAAAAWGAVMALAGLTTSLWLVLLCLALAGVADMISGLFRAVIWNQSIPDELRGRLAGIELLSYSAGPMLGNARAGLMAQWTGVPAAIISGGLACTAAVTALAAALPAFRRYDARTDEHVLREAARRQATTTTEAATGPATAANPANGTSPETATSAETATSLTNGTSAEAAANSANGTSPETATSPGTATSPGTAASAETAPRTEAAPSPDATAAAAKPATSAAEDSRPAS; the protein is encoded by the coding sequence GTGTCCGAACACACCACCAGCTGGCGCGCCCGCATCGCCGCACTGCGCATGGACTTCTCACCGCTGCGCGTGTCCAGGGACTACCGCTATCTGACGTTCTCGGGCGCGATCACCATGTTCGGCAGCTACGTCACCTTCGTCGCGGTCCCCATCCAGATGAAGGAGCTGACCGGCTCCCCGGCCGCGGTGGGCCTGGTCGCCCTCGCCGAGTTCATCCCGATGGTCCTGTGCGGCCTCTACGGCGGCGCGCTGGCCGACGCGCTGGACCGCCGCAAGATCGTGGTGTGGTGCGAGGCCGGCCTGATGGTGTGCACCGGCGTCCTGCTGCTCAACGCGATGCTGCCCAACCCGCAACCCTGGGTGCTGTACCTGGTCGCCGCTGGCGTGGCCTCCTTCGACGCCCTGCAACGCCCCAGCCTGGACGGCCTGGTGCCGCGCTACCTGCCGCATTCGATGATGGCCTCGGCCGGCGCGCTGAACTCGCTGCGCTGGAACTTCGGCGCCATCGCCGGCCCGGCCTTCGGCGGGTTGCTGGTCCAGTTCGCCGGTTTCCAGTGGGCCTACTTCCTGGACCTGCTCACCTTCTCGCTGTCCCTGCTGCTGCTCCTGCGCATGCGCCCCGCCCCGCCGGCGGAGAAGGCGGAAGCCGCTGGCCTGCGCAGCATCGCCACCGGCATCCGCTACGCCGCCACCCGCCCCGACCTCGCGGGCACCTACCTGGTCGACATCGTCGCGATGGCGATGGCCATGCCCCAGGCCCTGTTCCCGTTCCTGGCCGACCGCCTGCAAGCCCCCTGGGCGCTGGGCCTGATGTACTCCGCGGGCGCGGTCGGCGCCCTGCTCGCCGCCCTCACCTCAGGCTGGACCCAGCGAGTCCACCGGCACGGCCTGGCCGTGATCATCGCCGCCGCGGCCTGGGGCGCCGTCATGGCCCTGGCCGGCCTGACCACCAGCCTGTGGCTGGTCCTGCTCTGCCTGGCCCTGGCAGGCGTGGCCGACATGATCAGCGGCCTGTTCCGCGCGGTGATCTGGAACCAGTCCATCCCCGACGAGCTCCGCGGCCGCCTGGCCGGCATCGAGCTCCTGTCCTACTCCGCGGGCCCGATGCTCGGCAACGCCCGAGCCGGCCTGATGGCCCAGTGGACCGGCGTCCCCGCCGCCATCATCAGCGGCGGCCTGGCCTGCACCGCCGCGGTCACCGCCCTGGCCGCCGCCCTGCCCGCCTTCCGCCGCTATGACGCCCGCACCGACGAACACGTCCTCCGCGAAGCCGCCCGCCGCCAAGCCACCACCACCACCGAGGCCGCAACCGGCCCCGCGACCGCGGCCAACCCCGCGAACGGCACCAGCCCCGAGACCGCGACCAGCGCCGAGACCGCAACCAGCCTCACGAACGGCACCAGCGCCGAGGCCGCGGCCAACTCCGCAAACGGCACCAGCCCCGAGACCGCCACCAGCCCTGGAACCGCGACGAGTCCCGGGACCGCCGCCAGCGCCGAGACGGCTCCGCGCACCGAGGCCGCGCCCAGCCCGGACGCCACGGCGGCTGCCGCGAAACCAGCCACCTCGGCGGCGGAGGATTCACGCCCGGCGAGCTGA